In Cryptomeria japonica chromosome 5, Sugi_1.0, whole genome shotgun sequence, the genomic window GGCGGGGAGTTTGTAAGGAGATCCTATGAATCCTTGATTCCTGATATAAGTGAACTTCGAGTACTGAATATACCAGTATCCAAACCTACtgatgaagtccatggattctCGAGAGAGTCTCTGGTGCAGTCCACCCTGAAGCGTCCAAGTGATGTACATGAGAAAGGTATCATTCACTCTCTTGAAATAAAATTTCTCCTCCATGTGAAGCTGAGGATAGCAGTCATAGACTAGAAATTGGTTTCTTTGGTCCCTACTTCCCCTTTGCAGGTGAGGCCCCTGTATTTGTAAGTCCTTGCTAAAGAGTAGAATAGGTATGAACTCATGAAGAAGGTTTTATTTACTTCCAGGTTCCTCAGCTGGGTATCTAGGTTGTCGCTTATCATCCGAGCCCAatttatcatttttactccatttaTTATTTcgttaatgaaataatacatccagggtttgAGTGGAGCACCCTGGGGGTTTCCGATTATTCTGTTCAACAGCATGATCATATCCCTGATGTCCTCTTTGAAGTATGCCCTTACTAGGCTCTTCCTTTGAAGTTTGGAGGCTCCCTTTCGTGGCTTGTCCAGCCAGGAATGATTAATGATGGCATCGTACTCCTCCAAGTGGTTCTGATACATGCCATCAGCCTCGTCCTTAGTTACATATACTGTGTTGTGATACTCCGGGATTCTGAAAGCCTCCCTGATGGCCTTCTCACTAACGtttgccaacactcttccatctggTGCGACAATGTCCTTGCTGTCGGGGTTGTAGTGCCGTGCACACTCAACTACTAACTCAGTGCACTGCGTGGTGGGGAGAAAACCTGCAGCATGTACAATACCATTCCTCATCATCTTTCATGCAGtagtggtaggcacaaggttgtccagaccaaacatgcgtttcttaaactccctcagattgatgtgtccgaggttggtgtcggcAATATTCTTCCATTTTAGGTCATCCTTGACTCGGGAGGGGCATCTTTGTCCACCTGGAACTTCATAGTGTCTAGGACCTGCAGACGAAAAATGAAATTTTTAAGTTAGAAAATATTttgcaaaatttcgaaaaaaataacGGGGCTGTGAAAtgtctaagtgttggaaaattttaatttttattctcatacttagccataaaaattgaattttcacctcaaAAGCCCTCTATCTTAAGgctggttgtggttaccaccaagtgtgTTTTTTTAGCTTAATTCAGAGTCcccaaactcgccgcgagtcaggcgagttcgccgagttggcgagtcgagccaaccTCGGCGAGTTTTGCCGACTCGCcgctcggactcggcgagttttgccaaaactcgccgagtccgaggtcCAGGACTCGGCCGCGCGATAGGCATAATTcgaacttaaaaaaacaaaaaaaaaagagctttttcatttgttttttttttccattCTCTTTGGTATAACCCTAAAAGGTCTTTTAATTGTTatttgtgagaagaagagaggaaaagtgagagagaggaaggaaaacaagaggccataggtttgcaatcagcaaggaagaagagcatcaaggagaccacaaatcacattggggaggccataggcttgcattgagagcatcaaggagtccaaagcaagacttctcaactcatttgaaagaggtaaggtagattttgcttgtttttttaagtatgttaatggatttttttcatttgtttgttaatttttttttagtttaacagttaactttccaaatcttgaatgtttttatttttttagcttaattacaatgagagaagtagaataatggcaaagtgcaaaccctacatttttttagaaaaaaattgtaaacatgtatttacaattttatttttttttaaagtagggtttcctgattttttctattagtttataactttattaaattttcttattgCAGCAGCTTTCACGTttaaaaaacattcatttttcacaatgcCTAAAAAGGATGAGGCTTGGAAATATACTGAAGACTTTATTGgcagacaaaaaaatcaaacaaaatgttttttttgtaaagaaattaattttggtggCATCAATAGATTTAAATACCATATTGCCGGCATACCTGGCCATGATATTGAGGTATGCAAATTACAAACTCCTGAGGCAAAACGTTTCTGTTATGTCCAATTAGAaacacatgaacaagaaaagttaACTAAGAAGAGGCAATTGGAAGAGTTAAGTGCTATTGGCTCCCATGCACCCACATCCGCATCTGCATCCGCATCCACATCCGTAGGctgtgttggagagggttcttccaTGCCTCCCTTTCACCCTAGTGCTTTtgctagtgctagtgcttctacttctactcctCCTGGTGGCACTATTACCTTTGGCCCTAGAGTTCGGAAATCCAGGTTGGATAGTTATTTTGTGCCGCGTAGTACTCCTGGGGCACAACCCTCGCTTGAGGgtatgggttggaacaaggaggttcatgatgctgcaagaaaacaaatttgcaagttttggtacttttgcaacattccatttattgcagccaggTAATTCTTTTTGATTTGATTGCTTTAAGTTTAAAAGTAAATTTATAGTTTGAAGTTGAATTTTACTTTGTCTAATCATAAtctatttgtgacaggtctccttattggcaaggcatggTAGATTCCATAACCATTTGTGGTGCGGGGTTTAAAGCCCCTACCGATGCTGAGTTAAGTGGCCCCCTCTTGTTACAAATGGTTGAGGATATGAAAGTTGAGCTAGAGGACCACCGACAGTCTTGGAGAgaaaagggttgcaccatcatgacagatggttggacggataggaggaatagaacactcctaaattttcttgtttcctgcGGAGGTGATTGATTATGATTCATTCTAATTTGTACTTCCCTAAatgcattgaataaattaaattttgatttgttgaaagtttgaaactctaTTTTCAGGATCTACCATGTTCTTGAAATCTATTGATGCTTCCTCACATGTGAAAAATGCCacatacttatgtgaggctattgaggaagtcatacaagaggtgggggaagaaaatgtggtgcaggtggtgacagataatgcagcaagttatgttgctgcaggtaaattttgaacttttcaagtcttgatggagaggcatctatgattatttaaaattttcttaacacatcaaaatttctaattaacttaaaattgctgcaggtaaacttttgatggagaggcacccgaaAATTTTTTGGTCTCCTTGtgcggcccattgccttgacctcatgttggaggatattggtaagcttgaatgggtgaaatcaatagttgaaagggccaaatatatcagcaagtttatctacaatcatgcattggtccttagcattatgaggcaatacacggggcAAAAGGAGTTGGCTCGTCCAGGCATCACGAGGTTTGCCTCAAACTTCCTCACACTGAAATCCTTGATAAAATCAAAGGCGGCTTTGAGGcatatgtttgttggtgaggagtggacttcctcatcctatgctacaacCACTGCagggatagatgtggtaaattgcatttttgatgagtCAGGTTTTTGGACCCCCTGTGGAGAAACCGTGCAggtaaatttattaca contains:
- the LOC131065844 gene encoding uncharacterized protein LOC131065844, encoding MPKKDEAWKYTEDFIGRQKNQTKCFFCKEINFGGINRFKYHIAGIPGHDIEVCKLQTPEAKRFCYVQLETHEQEKLTKKRQLEELSAIGSHAPTSASASASTSVGCVGEGSSMPPFHPSAFASASASTSTPPGGTITFGPRVRKSRLDSYFVPRSTPGAQPSLEGMGWNKEVHDAARKQICKFWYFCNIPFIAARSPYWQGMVDSITICGAGFKAPTDAELSGPLLLQMVEDMKVELEDHRQSWREKGCTIMTDGWTDRRNRTLLNFLVSCGGSTMFLKSIDASSHVKNATYLCEAIEEVIQEVGEENVVQVVTDNAASYVAAGKLLMERHPKIFWSPCAAHCLDLMLEDIGKLEWVKSIVERAKYISKFIYNHALVLSIMRQYTGQKELARPGITRFASNFLTLKSLIKSKAALRHMFVGEEWTSSSYATTTAGIDVVNCIFDESGFWTPCGETVQVTEPLVVLLQVVDGEKPSMGYIYEGMDRAKEAIRSIYAGDEDKYGPIWEIIDRRWQNQLHRPIHAAAYYLNPAFRFRDDFKADEEVLSGLYTVVQKLCTDGTASRTTLQLDKYNNREGAIFSSSMCIEARTQLQPDRWWQMFGPSTPNLQKIAIRILSQPCSASGCERNWSMFEHIHSKRRNRLSVER